The Topomyia yanbarensis strain Yona2022 chromosome 3, ASM3024719v1, whole genome shotgun sequence nucleotide sequence TGCCACCAAGCTGCTCGGTATGAAAAAGTTATTCGACGGTACACCGGTTGAAATTACAGCGCACCCCACACTTAACTACAGTAGGTGCATTGTAAACTGTTCGGAGGTCAATGAAATGTCACAGGAAGAGTTGCTAACCGAGCTGGCTCCTCAAGGAGTGACAGCAGTACGCCGGTTCACGAGAATGGTGGACAAAGTGAAAGTCAATACGTCCACCATGATACTGACGATGGAAGGAACCACCTGGCCACAGTACATATATTTTGGAGCACTCAGAGTTCCAAGGCGATTTTATTACCTCGTACCCATGCTGTGCTTCAACTGCCTGGAATACGGACACACAAAAGCTCGCTGCAAAGGTGCATCTCGATGCCAAATCTGCTCGGCCCCTGAGCACAAGGCTGAAGACTGTAAAGGAGTAGAAAACTGTTTCCACTGTAAGTTAGGGCATAAACCGACCGACCGGAACTGCCCGGTATACAAACGGGAAAATGAAATTGTTAAACTAAAAGCAGAACAAGGACTATCATTCGCAGAGGCCAAAAAGATGTACGACAGCCGCGTCGGTGCAAAATCGTACGCCAACATTAGCAAAAGGATAATAGTACAGCAAGATAGCAACAATAAGGACAAAGCAATCGAAAGTCTAAAAGAAGAGATAACTGCCCTTGGAAACCAGCTCACTTCTGTCATCGCCGAACTGAAGAGACGCCCAAGCTGCCAATGCAGAAAAACTGACGAAGAGAATACTTCGAAAAAGGAACAACGAAACAAACGTGCTAAGGAAATATCGCCGGAAACAACAACCGGAACTGAATTTCGTCCTCCGCCTTTGAAGAAGGTTTCTTCAAAAATGAACGATAACACCCAACCTGGCAAAAACATTCAAACATCAGCAATACCGCCGATGCTTGAAGACCCAATCGAAACCCTAAATTCCGATACTAATACGGAAGAAATGAGCATCACGGACAATGAATCTGACCGATCCGATACAATTGTTATCAATCGAAAGGGCAAAAGGAAACAACACCGAACCAAAAATGCAACCACCAACCAACAATAATAGAAGAAAGAATAGAGTAAATTTAGTCGATAACAATTTTGCTCTACAATGGAACATCGCCGGATTAAGACGCAGACTACCCGAACTGCAGTTGCTAATAAACCAATACTCTCCCAGTATATTAGCACTGCAAGAAACGATGACACCAATCAATTCAACCCCCACCATCAAAGAATATGATATGCACCTGATCGAAGGATCATTCAACACAATCAAGCACGGAGTTGCTCTTGGAGTGAAAAAGGGCATTCCTCACAACCGGCTGCAACTTAAAACTGACATGCAGGCGGTAGCCGTCCAAATAGACACTGGTTCCAAAACTACGGTTGCCAGTGTATACATACCCCCAAGCGAGTATTCAACCaagaaaatcgaaaaacaaCTCAATGAACTGATTCTTCAGTTACCCGAACCTGTAGTGCTATTAGGAGACTTCAACGCTGCTAGCACCGAATGGGGTTCAAAGCACACCGATCAGAAGGGACAAATGCTAGAAAAATTCCTCGGGGACAAAGGACTGATTTGTCTCAACGACGGCACGAACACCAGAATCAACTTCTCAAATGGTATAACGACTGCAATTGATCTCTCGATAGTATCCTGGCAAATTTCAGACAGATTCAGCTGGCAAGTGGAGGAAGACAACCACGGCAGTGATCACTTCCCTGTTAGATTGATCACTGGTCGCTCGTCTCCGACAGTTTGTGCAAGACCACGATGGCGATACGATGACGGGAATTGGGAGAAATTCCAGCAAGAGATAAATCTTAATCTTGATCTGTCGAAGGAATATACGGTCAACGAATACAGTCAGCTCATCTTCAACGCGGCCAAGAAATCGATTCAGCGGACTAGTGGCCGACCGGGACCGAAATCTGTACCGTGGTGGAATGATGATGTAAAGAAAGCTATAAAATACAGAAGGAAAACACTTCGGGCACTACGGCGATTGGACGACAACGATGCGAAAAAAGAACAGGCACTAAAAGAGTTCCAGGCAGCACGAAAAAATGCAAGGACTGCTATCGACGAAGCAAAGAAGTCTAGCTGGAAGAAATTCGTTGAGGAAATCAACCCGGCCACAAATTCCAAGAAGCTTTGGGAAAAAATTAATGCTCTAAGCGGTAAAAGacggaacaataaaaaaatatctgcGAGTTGACGGCACATTCACCGATGTACCTGCTGACATGGCGAATTCACTAGCCGACCACTTTGCAGCAGTATCAGCAACTGGCGGCTATTCAAAAGCTTTTCAGGAACGGAAAGCCGAAGAGGAGAGAAATATACccgacttttttttttattcatttcgtttatttgataggcacaaatgcgttagcttggtggtgccaaattcttttgtttttacattttggatattttaaaactaggaggttacaatggtgaaatattttttttttaaagaaaaattttacagctatcataagactagaaataagattctatatacaagagagggagcaaaagatttttttttatgaaaaattttaaaacaaggaattcaatagtaatagttttttaggaaatatttacagttatcttaaaactaacaatatagtttggtacacaaaagggggaacaaatgtttatgagaaaattcaccggtgttttaaaactagggatataattctatttacaaggtgggggacaatagttttaacaaagaggtaaaattacaactatcttaaaactaggaatacagaatacaaatttgaacttttttagcggagacttatgcttggtcaagatattcagagggggctgtagaagcagttgtatcaaggacagcggagagaaagcgtagatggtgaccgggagagaagagcaaaacttgcaactttcgggcaaacgggagatcagcgagacaaattagcgcctcagtctagtaggtcggattggcggatggtattcttcggacccgcggggaatccttcaaaagtcatcggacctcgagtcgctctcgcttcagtttccgtagtggtaagtgcgacggcggttacatagttgcagtctggagctgatcggtcccaaaaggcaggagaaaacttctaaaacgagaaataaaaagagaggggctaaattgggatatttatcgtttttatgaaagtataaataagggacatataggggaaatcacgatttgccagcatatctcggactgggacattgggtggtctacctcgggcccgaagggaatcctttaactgagacctggcgtccaaatacccggcgcatacccagacaacgtgctcgatgtcgtgatagccctcgtcacaagcgcacagactactctccgcaagcccaatacgtcgcaaatgcgcatccaaggtgtagtggttggacataagtcgggacattacacgaataaaatcccgacccacatccatccccctgaaccaaggcttcgttgatacctttgggataatggaatgtagccatcgtccaagttcaccattgctccacgaggtttgccaactgctgagtgtcctctgacgacaaatactaaaaaattcgttgaagcagattggtctttcatatatgtcaccatttaatgcgcccacctttgc carries:
- the LOC131687466 gene encoding uncharacterized protein LOC131687466, with amino-acid sequence MASSSTYGLPRPPDDSGTGCPSWMDPEGKHGKVIVLSLKAANEGVLPKNHPFSVGKSIQLLIGNAYSATAESKGTKYILKVRQQAHATKLLGMKKLFDGTPVEITAHPTLNYSRCIVNCSEVNEMSQEELLTELAPQGVTAVRRFTRMVDKVKVNTSTMILTMEGTTWPQYIYFGALRVPRRFYYLVPMLCFNCLEYGHTKARCKGASRCQICSAPEHKAEDCKGVENCFHCKLGHKPTDRNCPVYKRENEIVKLKAEQGLSFAEAKKMYDSRVGAKSYANISKRIIVQQDSNNKDKAIESLKEEITALGNQLTSVIAELKRRPSCQCRKTDEENTSKKEQRNKRAKEISPETTTGTEFRPPPLKKVSSKMNDNTQPGKNIQTSAIPPMLEDPIETLNSDTNTEEMSITDNESDRSDTIVINRKGKRKQHRTKNATTNQQ